One segment of Candidatus Nitrospira nitrosa DNA contains the following:
- a CDS encoding acyloxyacyl hydrolase, with product MPPTTIGLYLLLHVWRVFSVVLFFCASVVWMGPAAAEESWVGSQTVGFVAGGMLPVRLLESQSSKLNGVAVHPSWQITLTDPIGESWWSGTIALGVEAAFLGVTEPTGAYGIGFTPKLLYTFSSFGRLKPYIEGGGGPLWTNFDGRIREQGSDFNFLVWGGAGVSYDLTSHWAINAGVRFSHISNSGLDTPNSGLNYLLPFAGVSTKLF from the coding sequence ATGCCGCCAACCACTATCGGGTTGTACCTCCTGTTGCACGTCTGGCGAGTCTTCAGTGTTGTCCTGTTCTTCTGTGCAAGCGTGGTATGGATGGGTCCGGCGGCAGCGGAAGAGTCCTGGGTAGGGAGCCAGACGGTCGGATTCGTAGCGGGCGGAATGTTGCCGGTTCGCTTGTTGGAGTCGCAGTCATCAAAGCTGAATGGAGTTGCGGTCCATCCTTCGTGGCAGATCACACTGACTGATCCGATCGGGGAAAGCTGGTGGAGCGGCACGATTGCACTGGGGGTGGAAGCCGCATTCTTAGGAGTGACAGAACCGACCGGCGCCTACGGGATCGGATTCACGCCGAAGCTGCTCTACACCTTTTCGTCATTCGGTCGACTGAAGCCCTATATCGAAGGCGGTGGTGGACCACTGTGGACCAATTTCGATGGCCGGATTCGTGAGCAGGGATCAGACTTCAACTTTCTGGTCTGGGGTGGGGCAGGTGTGAGCTACGATTTGACCTCGCATTGGGCCATCAATGCCGGCGTCCGCTTCAGCCATATCTCCAACAGTGGCCTCGATACCCCGAACAGCGGGCTCAACTATTTGCTACCGTTCGCCGGCGTCTCCACCAAGCTTTTTTGA
- the nhaA gene encoding Na+/H+ antiporter NhaA, translating to MSLIQQRLSNTFTAFVDSEKASGVVLMGCTVLSLGLANSSIGTSYSALWQSSIGGASLEHWINDGLMTIFFLLIGLELERELYNGELAQLKNALLPICAAIGGMITPALIHLGINGGTPTQPGVGIPMATDIAFALGVLAILGDRVPASLKVFVVAFAIMDDLGAVVVIAAFYTTHLSIWHLACAAGVWMLLAMLNHAFRVMSLVPYLFGGLLLWWLILQSGVHATIAGVALAFAIPFTAREEDEASPSHRLERFLHKPVAFIVLPIFALANTGIAVGADWLENLTSPNSVGIIAGLTLGKPVGVIMLCAVAVASGLCRLPEDLTWHEIAGAGILGGIGFTMSIFIANLAFPGNPDTTNASKLAILLASLIAGTTGFLWLRVFGKPRQTDGQTVQ from the coding sequence ATGAGCCTTATCCAGCAACGCCTATCCAACACGTTTACCGCATTTGTTGATTCTGAGAAGGCGAGTGGGGTCGTGCTCATGGGTTGCACAGTGCTCTCGCTTGGACTTGCCAATTCGTCCATCGGCACAAGCTATTCGGCGCTGTGGCAGAGCTCGATCGGTGGTGCGAGTCTGGAACATTGGATCAACGACGGGCTGATGACGATCTTCTTTCTGCTTATCGGATTAGAGCTGGAACGAGAGCTGTACAACGGTGAACTGGCTCAGCTCAAGAACGCTCTGCTTCCCATTTGTGCAGCTATCGGTGGAATGATCACACCGGCGTTGATTCACCTGGGGATCAATGGGGGAACCCCCACTCAGCCCGGGGTGGGGATTCCGATGGCCACGGACATCGCCTTTGCGCTTGGGGTGTTGGCCATCCTCGGCGACCGCGTTCCAGCCTCACTGAAGGTGTTTGTCGTGGCCTTCGCCATTATGGATGATTTGGGTGCCGTCGTCGTGATCGCGGCATTCTATACGACACACCTGTCCATATGGCATTTGGCCTGTGCCGCCGGAGTGTGGATGCTCTTGGCAATGTTGAATCATGCGTTTCGCGTGATGTCCCTCGTACCGTACCTGTTCGGTGGCCTGTTGCTCTGGTGGCTCATACTTCAGTCGGGCGTACATGCGACCATTGCCGGAGTCGCACTGGCCTTTGCCATTCCCTTCACTGCCAGGGAGGAGGATGAGGCGTCCCCGTCGCATCGACTCGAACGGTTCCTACACAAACCGGTAGCCTTCATTGTCCTGCCGATCTTCGCGTTGGCCAATACGGGCATCGCGGTAGGCGCTGACTGGCTGGAAAATCTGACCAGCCCGAACAGCGTCGGCATCATCGCCGGGTTGACGCTTGGAAAGCCGGTGGGTGTGATCATGCTGTGTGCTGTGGCCGTGGCTAGTGGTCTCTGCCGATTGCCAGAGGATCTGACGTGGCACGAGATCGCCGGAGCGGGAATTCTTGGCGGCATTGGTTTTACGATGTCGATCTTCATTGCCAATCTGGCGTTTCCCGGTAATCCGGATACGACCAACGCCTCTAAACTGGCCATTCTTCTTGCCTCGTTGATCGCAGGAACCACTGGGTTTCTTTGGCTCAGGGTTTTTGGCAAGCCCAGGCAGACGGATGGCCAAACAGTCCAATGA
- a CDS encoding TCR/Tet family MFS transporter encodes MSHSSATSAPRQAAVLFILITVLLDMLSFGIIIPVLPKLVEEFFFGDTAQAAVLYGLMGTAWAFMQFFCSPIQGALSDRFGRRPVVLLSNLGLGLDYIVMALAPNVGWLVVGRVISGMASSSFSTAGAYIADVTPPEQRAAAFGKIGMVFGLGFIIGPALGGWLGALDPRLPFWGAAALSLMNAGYGYLVLPESLAPHKRMSFSWARANPVGSLVLLRSHHELFGLATVAFFSYLAHAILPSVSVLYMGYRYGWGPASVGLMMAGVGVAAMIVQGGLIRPITARVGERKTLMLGLSCGAIGFSVYGLAPEGWIFCLGIPVMAFWGLAGPSNQSLMTRHISSSEQGQLQGAIASINGMTGMIGPTLFTQTFAFFIRSDSGLGPQHSTFTTSLDLPGAPFILASLMLLSAAVIAWRTTRRS; translated from the coding sequence ATGAGCCATTCGTCGGCGACCTCCGCACCGCGGCAAGCCGCCGTTCTCTTTATTCTCATCACAGTCCTGCTCGACATGTTGTCGTTCGGCATCATCATCCCGGTGTTGCCGAAACTCGTCGAGGAATTTTTCTTCGGTGATACGGCCCAGGCAGCAGTCCTTTACGGCCTGATGGGGACGGCTTGGGCATTTATGCAGTTCTTCTGCTCGCCGATCCAGGGCGCGCTGTCAGATCGATTTGGCCGGCGACCGGTCGTGTTGCTGTCCAATCTGGGCCTGGGCCTCGATTACATTGTGATGGCGCTGGCACCGAACGTGGGCTGGCTTGTCGTAGGCCGGGTCATTTCAGGCATGGCCTCCTCCAGTTTCAGTACGGCCGGCGCCTACATTGCCGACGTGACCCCGCCGGAGCAACGCGCAGCAGCATTCGGCAAGATCGGCATGGTCTTCGGTCTCGGCTTCATCATCGGCCCTGCCTTGGGTGGCTGGCTCGGCGCGCTTGATCCTCGGCTGCCGTTCTGGGGTGCGGCAGCCCTCAGCCTCATGAACGCTGGATACGGATACCTTGTGCTTCCTGAGTCACTGGCGCCTCACAAACGGATGTCGTTCAGCTGGGCGCGGGCCAATCCGGTCGGCTCGCTCGTACTGTTGCGATCGCACCATGAACTGTTCGGCCTCGCGACCGTGGCGTTCTTTAGTTATCTCGCCCATGCCATACTGCCGAGCGTGTCCGTGCTATACATGGGCTATCGCTACGGATGGGGACCGGCATCGGTTGGGCTGATGATGGCTGGAGTTGGCGTGGCGGCCATGATCGTGCAGGGCGGACTGATTCGTCCGATCACGGCGAGAGTCGGCGAACGGAAGACGCTCATGCTCGGGTTGAGTTGCGGAGCGATCGGCTTCTCCGTCTATGGCCTTGCCCCGGAAGGTTGGATCTTTTGTCTCGGGATTCCTGTGATGGCCTTCTGGGGACTGGCCGGTCCCTCAAATCAATCACTCATGACACGCCATATCAGCAGTTCAGAACAGGGCCAGCTCCAAGGCGCTATCGCCAGCATCAACGGCATGACTGGCATGATTGGACCAACTCTCTTTACCCAGACCTTTGCCTTCTTTATCCGATCTGATTCCGGTCTGGGTCCTCAGCACTCAACCTTCACCACGTCCTTAGATCTTCCAGGCGCCCCGTTCATCCTCGCCTCGCTCATGCTTCTCAGTGCCGCTGTGATTGCGTGGCGGACGACGAGGCGATCATGA
- a CDS encoding glutamate carboxypeptidase codes for MIQGYSILRIALLSIAVFALVMGLPTTTTAAPVEPVWSLVQQEKPALVQTLQQLVNVESGSRDKEGLDRLSALIGQRLATLGARVEYHEPSSAEIFRLYDTPGVLGKIVIGRFQGKGSRSVMLMAHMDTVYPHGTLATRPFRIERSRAYGPGIADDKGGIAAILHAVSILQAMDFREFGTLTVVINGDEEISSPASRALIQRLAAEQDVVLSCEPPLSKQDEITLATSGIGLATLTVNGKAAHAGVNPELGRNAIIELAHRILQANDLSDPEQRITFNWTLMNGGQVRNMIPDKATAWADVRVNRLADLKLIEQRYRERIATQTSLVPDTTVEAGFEQRRPPLEVTDASRVLGRKAQAIYSEIGRALKVDESGAGGGTDAAFAGVSGRPAVVESFGLIGFGFHSFDEEYVDLDSIEPRLYLLVRLIMESSRASKD; via the coding sequence ATGATACAGGGCTACTCCATTCTCAGGATCGCGCTACTGAGCATTGCTGTTTTCGCCCTCGTGATGGGACTTCCCACCACGACGACTGCGGCACCGGTTGAACCGGTTTGGTCTCTCGTGCAGCAGGAAAAACCAGCCCTTGTGCAGACGTTACAGCAGCTGGTGAATGTTGAATCGGGTAGCCGAGACAAGGAAGGGCTCGACCGTCTCTCAGCGCTCATCGGTCAACGTTTGGCGACGCTCGGGGCGCGGGTGGAATATCACGAACCGTCATCGGCCGAGATTTTCCGTCTCTACGATACGCCTGGTGTCTTGGGCAAGATCGTCATCGGGCGCTTCCAGGGAAAAGGCTCCCGCAGCGTCATGCTCATGGCCCACATGGATACGGTTTATCCACATGGCACGCTCGCGACGCGGCCGTTTCGGATCGAAAGAAGCCGCGCGTACGGTCCGGGAATCGCGGACGACAAGGGCGGTATCGCGGCGATCCTCCATGCCGTTTCAATCCTACAAGCGATGGACTTCCGTGAATTTGGAACACTCACGGTGGTGATCAATGGTGATGAGGAAATCAGTTCGCCGGCCTCACGTGCTCTCATTCAGCGGTTGGCCGCTGAGCAGGACGTGGTGCTGTCTTGTGAGCCGCCTTTGAGTAAGCAGGATGAAATTACACTGGCCACAAGCGGCATCGGCCTGGCGACGCTGACGGTGAACGGCAAGGCGGCTCATGCCGGTGTGAATCCGGAACTCGGTCGGAATGCGATCATCGAACTCGCCCATCGTATACTTCAGGCGAACGATCTATCCGATCCTGAACAGCGCATCACGTTCAATTGGACACTCATGAACGGTGGTCAGGTGCGCAACATGATCCCTGATAAGGCAACTGCCTGGGCCGACGTGCGGGTCAATCGGCTGGCGGATCTCAAGCTGATCGAGCAGCGTTATCGCGAACGCATTGCGACGCAGACATCGCTCGTGCCGGACACTACCGTCGAAGCGGGTTTTGAACAACGCCGTCCACCACTAGAAGTCACGGATGCCTCGCGTGTGCTTGGTCGTAAGGCTCAGGCGATTTACTCGGAGATTGGCCGTGCATTGAAAGTCGATGAAAGCGGCGCAGGTGGGGGAACCGACGCGGCCTTCGCCGGTGTGTCCGGCAGGCCGGCCGTCGTGGAGAGTTTCGGTTTGATCGGCTTTGGCTTTCATTCATTCGATGAAGAGTATGTGGACCTAGATTCGATTGAACCGCGCCTCTATCTGCTGGTGAGGCTCATCATGGAATCCTCGCGGGCATCGAAAGACTAG
- a CDS encoding thiol-disulfide oxidoreductase DCC family protein — protein MNDQLDPSVHEWTKYERLILFDGVCNWCNGWVNFAIAHDPNRRFKFGTLQSDPAQRILHDLHMPTTNYQTFLLLEGCCVYTKSTAALRVLRQLSRWWLLYYVCVLVPALIRDVVYDFVARRRYRWMGRSATCRVPTPAECERFV, from the coding sequence ATGAACGACCAGCTTGATCCTTCCGTACATGAATGGACCAAGTACGAACGGCTGATTCTCTTCGACGGCGTCTGCAACTGGTGCAATGGCTGGGTAAACTTCGCGATCGCCCATGATCCAAATCGGCGGTTCAAGTTCGGGACACTTCAGTCCGATCCGGCGCAACGTATCCTCCATGACCTGCATATGCCCACCACGAACTATCAGACCTTCCTCTTGCTGGAAGGATGCTGTGTCTATACCAAGTCCACCGCGGCTCTCAGGGTGCTACGACAGCTCTCCAGGTGGTGGCTCCTGTATTACGTCTGTGTGCTGGTGCCTGCCTTAATCCGTGATGTGGTCTATGACTTCGTGGCGCGTCGTCGGTACCGGTGGATGGGACGATCGGCCACCTGCCGCGTTCCAACTCCGGCAGAGTGTGAGCGATTTGTCTGA
- the topA gene encoding type I DNA topoisomerase, whose translation MAKNLIIVESPTKARTITKYLGRGYTVMASVGHVKDLPTSKLGVDLENDFEPQYVTIKGKSKVLSEIKKKAEEADKIFLAPDPDREGEAIAWHLEQELLGKSKKKKQDGKIFRVLFNEITQSAIKRALQSPGEIDMNLVNAQQARRVLDRIVGYQGSQLLWNKVRRGLSMGRVQSVAMRLICEREAEREAFRAEEYWSITALLAGANPPSFEAKLHSIDGGEASIENADQAGRIVGEVQGKTFVVQSIERREKKRNPVAPFITSRLQQEASRKLHFSPKKTMTLAQQLYEGIEIGAEGATGLITYMRTDSPRISNEAMADAREVIQSRFGAEYLPATPNVYKTSKAAQEAHEAIRPTSAARDPESIRQYLEHDQYNLYKLIWNRFIASQMVPAILDVTRIDSSPTGTTARYIFRSTGTVVKFPGHTIVYMEGVDKEAPSQKPKADQEADDDERQLPALSEGERLRLVEQEAQTVPGLLSKQHFTQPPPRYNEALLIKELEEKGIGRPSTYAAIISTIQDRKYVEKTEGRLVPTETGKTVNDFLLKGFPQLINVDFTSQLEEQLDAVEEGNKQWVAAVRDFYAPFTMEMERAKTIPGPKDIVEPPTNIPCEKCGRMLEIKWGRNGKFLACPAYKDDPPCKNTQNFEKLPDGTIKIVPKEEITTDQKCDKCNSPMVVKTGRFGKFIACSAYPQCKTTKPLALGVKCPQPDCGGDLVQKRTKKGRSFFACSNYPKCEYALWDRPIPKACPTCQAPFLVEKVSKQDGRSVQCRNEECGYREAG comes from the coding sequence GCGAGAACGATTACGAAATATCTTGGCCGCGGCTATACGGTGATGGCATCGGTCGGACATGTCAAAGATCTGCCGACCAGTAAGCTGGGCGTGGACCTTGAGAACGATTTTGAGCCGCAGTACGTCACCATCAAAGGCAAGTCGAAGGTATTGTCAGAAATTAAGAAGAAGGCGGAAGAGGCGGACAAGATTTTCTTGGCGCCGGACCCGGATCGTGAAGGAGAAGCTATCGCCTGGCATCTTGAGCAAGAGCTGCTGGGAAAATCAAAGAAGAAAAAGCAGGATGGAAAGATCTTCCGAGTCTTATTCAATGAGATCACGCAATCGGCGATCAAACGCGCGCTGCAATCACCGGGCGAGATCGACATGAATCTTGTGAATGCGCAGCAAGCTCGCCGTGTGTTGGACCGTATCGTCGGCTATCAAGGCAGTCAGTTGCTGTGGAACAAAGTACGCCGCGGTCTCAGCATGGGGCGGGTGCAGTCGGTCGCGATGCGGCTGATTTGCGAACGCGAGGCGGAGCGGGAGGCCTTCCGGGCAGAAGAGTACTGGTCGATTACCGCGCTGCTGGCGGGTGCCAATCCGCCGTCGTTCGAAGCCAAGCTCCATAGCATCGATGGCGGAGAGGCCTCGATTGAAAATGCCGACCAGGCCGGGCGCATCGTCGGCGAGGTGCAAGGCAAGACATTCGTCGTGCAGTCGATTGAACGACGCGAAAAGAAGCGCAACCCCGTGGCTCCGTTTATCACCAGCCGACTGCAGCAGGAGGCGTCGCGCAAGTTGCATTTCTCGCCGAAGAAGACCATGACGTTGGCGCAGCAGTTGTACGAAGGGATCGAAATCGGCGCCGAAGGGGCGACGGGGTTGATCACCTATATGCGAACCGACTCGCCGCGTATTTCCAATGAGGCAATGGCCGATGCGCGAGAGGTGATCCAGTCTCGATTTGGCGCGGAGTACCTTCCGGCTACGCCGAATGTGTACAAGACGTCGAAAGCGGCGCAGGAAGCGCACGAGGCGATCAGACCGACATCAGCAGCCCGCGATCCTGAGTCCATCCGCCAGTATTTGGAACATGATCAGTATAATCTGTACAAGCTGATCTGGAATCGCTTCATTGCATCTCAGATGGTGCCGGCGATTTTAGATGTGACCCGCATCGATTCATCCCCGACGGGGACGACGGCTCGGTACATTTTTCGTTCCACCGGAACCGTTGTGAAGTTTCCTGGCCATACCATTGTCTATATGGAGGGAGTCGATAAGGAAGCTCCGTCACAAAAGCCCAAGGCTGACCAGGAGGCAGACGACGATGAACGGCAACTACCGGCGCTGTCCGAAGGCGAACGGTTGCGGCTTGTGGAACAAGAGGCGCAAACAGTGCCGGGCTTACTGTCGAAGCAACATTTTACGCAGCCGCCACCCCGATACAACGAAGCGCTGCTGATCAAGGAGCTGGAAGAAAAAGGGATTGGGCGTCCGTCGACCTATGCGGCGATTATCTCGACCATCCAGGACCGCAAATACGTGGAGAAAACCGAAGGACGGTTGGTTCCAACAGAGACAGGGAAAACGGTCAATGATTTTCTGCTGAAGGGTTTCCCTCAGCTCATCAACGTCGATTTTACCTCACAGCTTGAAGAACAGCTGGATGCTGTGGAAGAGGGGAATAAACAGTGGGTGGCGGCGGTGCGAGATTTTTATGCCCCGTTCACCATGGAAATGGAACGTGCCAAAACGATTCCCGGTCCTAAAGATATCGTCGAGCCACCGACCAACATCCCCTGCGAGAAGTGCGGTCGCATGCTGGAAATTAAGTGGGGGCGTAACGGCAAGTTTCTCGCGTGCCCGGCTTATAAAGACGATCCACCGTGCAAGAACACCCAAAACTTCGAGAAGCTGCCGGACGGGACCATCAAAATCGTGCCGAAGGAAGAAATTACCACGGATCAGAAGTGCGATAAATGCAATAGTCCCATGGTGGTGAAGACCGGACGATTCGGGAAGTTCATTGCCTGCTCAGCCTATCCGCAGTGTAAGACCACCAAACCGTTGGCGTTGGGGGTCAAGTGTCCGCAGCCCGATTGCGGCGGTGATCTGGTGCAGAAGCGGACGAAAAAAGGACGGTCATTTTTTGCGTGCAGTAACTATCCGAAGTGCGAATATGCTTTGTGGGATCGTCCGATCCCCAAGGCCTGCCCCACCTGTCAGGCTCCGTTCCTGGTCGAGAAAGTCAGCAAGCAAGATGGCCGGAGCGTCCAATGCCGTAATGAGGAATGCGGTTACCGCGAAGCAGGCTGA